The nucleotide sequence GCGCTTCTGCTCACTTTTGCTGGCTTGTCCGTTATTGAAACTGGTGCGGCTCATATTCTGCTGGTACGCTGGAATCCCGGGGTAGCATTGGCCGCACTATTACTGAACGTATACATGCTAGTTGGCTTTATAGGACATCTACGGGCCGTGTTGCTGTGTCCGCCCGTGCTGCTTACTGCCTCCGGAGAGTTGCTGCTACGAGCAGGTTTGGTGTGGAGGCTCTCGGCTCCGGCTACCAGCCTAATAGCAATCCGACGCATTACCGATGTGCCCCCTGCCGCCACCGACCTGTTAAACTTAGCTAAGCCGCTACTGACACCACCCAATATATTACTGACTTTTGGTGCGCCAGTGGTGATAACAGGGCCCTATGGGCTTCGTCGTAAAGCGTGCCAGTTAGCTGTATATATTGATGATGTTACCGCTTGCTACGACGCTTTACTAGAAGTAGCACCCAATGCATCGTGCAAAAACCCGTAATCTTGCATCCTCATTCCTTCCCGACTTATGGCTCTGAAAGACCTCATCGACGCAGATATCAAAAAGGCTATGCTAGCTAAAGACAAAACTCGTCTTACTACGCTACGCAGCATCAAATCCCAGATTATGCTGGCCGAAACGGCCGAAGGCCAGCATGGCGCGGCTCTTACCGAAGACGCCGAGGTAAAGCTACTTACCAAGCAAGCCAAGCAGCGCCGCGAAGCCGCCGAAACCTACAACAAGCAGTTCCGCTCCGACCTCGAAGAAGTGGAACTAGCTGAGTTGGCTATCATCGAGGAATATCTCCCTCAGCAGCTTAGCGAAGCCGATTTGGTGGAGCACTTGGTGGGCATCATTCAACGCGTAGGTGCCACTGGCCCCTCCGACCTCGGCAAAGTAATGGGAGTGGCCGCGCGCGAGCTAGCTGGCAAAGCCGACGGCCGCCTAATCTCGCAGGTGGTAAACAACCTGCTTAACAACACAAATTTGTAGTAGAGCCGAATAGCGCGTTTGCCGATGGGCTACAACATAGTAGCTCCATTGGCAGACGCACTGCCTCACTTTGTCACTGTTTCGCCAGCGAATCCTATGTCTGCCTTCGATATTCTGCTGCTAATTCCGCTGGGCATAGGAGCCGTAAAGGGCTTTCAGCGGGGACTGGTGCTGGAGGTGGCCTCGTTGCTAGCCTTTGTACTGGGTGCAGTAGGGGGGCTGATGCTGCTCAACGATGCCATTCCGTTGGTGCGTCATTACGTGGGGGAGGCTTTCGGGCTTCTGCCGTTGGTGGCGTTCCTGCTGGTATTTGCCGCCATTGTATGGGGTGTACATTTGCTTGGCAGCTTCGTGAAGAAGGCAGTGCACCTCACGCCACTAGGAGTTCTCGACAACTTGGGTGGTGGTGCAGTTGGGATAGTGAAATGGGTACTAGGACTGAGCTTGCTGCTGCACGGTATCGGCTTATCGAGCTTGCAGTTGATTTCGCCTACTCTTGTAGCTACTTCCGAGGTGCTGCCTGTGGTACGCCAAGCCACGCCCTTCGCCCTGGAAATTGTTGGCTTCGTGATGCCTTTCGCCAGCACGCTGTTGGTTAAGCTACGCGCAGTATTTTAGTGGTTGTCTGAGGCGCCTTTAGCAAAAGCTACTCTGTTATTCCACTCAGGTACTGCCACACTCAGTTACTCCCGCCGTGCGCCTGTTGCTGCTCGATAATTTCGACTCATTCACGTATAATCTGCTGGACTATTTCCAGCAGCTTGGCTGCGAGGTGCTTGTGGTGCGCAATGATGTGCCCTTGGCTTCCCTCGAAGAACTGAAGTTTGATGCTTTGGTTTTGTCGCCGGGGCCGGGCACACCAGCCGCGGCTGGTAACCTGATGGCGGTAATAGCAGCGTGGCATCAGCGTGTGCCTATGCTTGGTGTTTGCTTGGGGCACCAGGCGCTAGCCGAATTTTTTGGAGCTACTGTGGCGCGTGCCGCCAAACCCATGCACGGCAAAGTATCTGAAATGGATGTGGTAGCCCACGAGCAGCTATTTCAAGGCTTACCCCCGTCCGTTACTGTTACGCGCTACCACTCTTTAGTGGTGAGCGACTTGCCGTCTGTGTTGGTGCCTTTGGCGTATACCACCGACGAGCCTCAGGAACTAATGGCCTTGCGTCATGCGAGCTTGCCCTTGGTCGGGGTGCAGTTTCACCCAGAGGCGTTGCTCACCACCCACGGACTAGCTATGCTGCGCAATTGGGTTCGGTATTGTATCATTGTAGAAGAGGGGCCGGTGGCGCATACCACCCCGGCTACCCCCTAAAAGATGGAATTGCAGATCAAAGAATACAACGAATTTCAGTACGTCGATGAAGGGGCCGGACCTGTTCTGCTGCTGCTGCATGGATTGTTTGGTGCCCTTAGCAACTGGGAGGACGTCGTAACCTACTTCCGTCCTAAGTACCGCGTCATTATTCCGCTGCTACCCATCTACGACATGCCGCTCACGCAGGCTGGCGTGCCAGGACTGGTGAAGTACGTAGAGGACTTTGTGAAGACTATTGGGTTGAACGAGCCTTTCACTCTGCTAGGCAACTCCCTTGGTGGCCACGTTGGCTTGGAATACACGCTGCGCAATCCATCTCAGGTTTGTCGTTTGGTGCTTACCGGCAGCAGTGGCTTGTTTGAAGATGGCATGGGCGGCTCGTTTCCCAAGCGCGGAAACTACGCCTTCGTACAAGAGCGAGTGGCGTATACCTTCTATGACCCCTCCGTAGCCACCAAAGAGCTAGTGGACGAGGTCTTCAACGTCACCAACTCCAACGCGAAATGCCTGCGTATTATCTCTATTGCTCGTTCTGCGCAACGCCATAATCTTGGCAAAGAACTGGGAGGTATACAAGTGCCTACGTTGCTAGTATGGGGCCTAAATGACACTATCACGCCGCCTCTCGTTGCTCACGATTTTCATGCACTTATCCGCGGTTCAGAACTTCGCTTCTTAGACCGTTGTGGACATGCTCCTATGATGGAGCGTCCACACGAGTTTAATATCCTTCTCGGGCAGTTTTTGCGGCGTACCGAGGCTGAAAGTACTGCTGCTAACTAAGCTCACATGGCTGTTTAGAAATAGCAGATTCTAGGAAAGCAACCTACGAGGCCGATTCAGCCTCTTTCCTGTGGTTTTGTTTTTCAAAGTAGGAAGTCAAAACTTTTTTGTCTGTCAGCAACTTCCTATCTTCTGAAGTTATTATAACTGCGTATGTACTCTATATTGGGGCGCATACGCAACGCTGAATTCTTTGCCCCACTACAACCCACTCAGCTTAAGTGGTCGTCGTTTTTATCCGTTAAATTCCTCTTTCCTCGCCGATGCATTCGATGATTGCCGAAGACTTGCTCAACCAGATGATTCCGCCCCTGAAGGTGTCGGATACAATCGGGAAAGCGGCCAAATGGCTGGAGGAATTCCACGTTGGCCAACTTCCCGTACTCGACGACCGAATGTACAGGGGACTAATTACAGGAGCTGATCTACTTGATTTCGAGCCCGCCGAAAGCTCGGAGCAACTACTCAGTGACCTAGCGCTAGGATTTGCAGACGTGCACGTACAGCACGACCAGCATTTCTATAGCATTATGGAAGTGGCTATTCAAAACAAGATTCAGCTCGTTCCTGTCCTCGACGACCAACGAGAGTACATGGGAGTGGTAACCGTAAGCGACACGTTAGCTGCGTTCGGGCAACCACCAATTGCCCCCGGCCAAGGTGCCGTTATTGTGCTTTCAATGGAAGAGCGGGACTACTCGTTGGGTACAATCAGCCGCTATATCGAAGAAAACAATGCTAAGGTGCTGAGTGCGCATGTAGCCCAGGACGAACACGACCCATATCGTATTCGGCTTACG is from Hymenobacter tibetensis and encodes:
- a CDS encoding CvpA family protein, giving the protein MSAFDILLLIPLGIGAVKGFQRGLVLEVASLLAFVLGAVGGLMLLNDAIPLVRHYVGEAFGLLPLVAFLLVFAAIVWGVHLLGSFVKKAVHLTPLGVLDNLGGGAVGIVKWVLGLSLLLHGIGLSSLQLISPTLVATSEVLPVVRQATPFALEIVGFVMPFASTLLVKLRAVF
- a CDS encoding CBS domain-containing protein — encoded protein: MHSMIAEDLLNQMIPPLKVSDTIGKAAKWLEEFHVGQLPVLDDRMYRGLITGADLLDFEPAESSEQLLSDLALGFADVHVQHDQHFYSIMEVAIQNKIQLVPVLDDQREYMGVVTVSDTLAAFGQPPIAPGQGAVIVLSMEERDYSLGTISRYIEENNAKVLSAHVAQDEHDPYRIRLTLKVNTPSLTRIAATLERFGYAITAQFSGVGELGENEQDRYDALLKYLSL
- a CDS encoding alpha/beta fold hydrolase, whose protein sequence is MELQIKEYNEFQYVDEGAGPVLLLLHGLFGALSNWEDVVTYFRPKYRVIIPLLPIYDMPLTQAGVPGLVKYVEDFVKTIGLNEPFTLLGNSLGGHVGLEYTLRNPSQVCRLVLTGSSGLFEDGMGGSFPKRGNYAFVQERVAYTFYDPSVATKELVDEVFNVTNSNAKCLRIISIARSAQRHNLGKELGGIQVPTLLVWGLNDTITPPLVAHDFHALIRGSELRFLDRCGHAPMMERPHEFNILLGQFLRRTEAESTAAN
- a CDS encoding GatB/YqeY domain-containing protein, coding for MALKDLIDADIKKAMLAKDKTRLTTLRSIKSQIMLAETAEGQHGAALTEDAEVKLLTKQAKQRREAAETYNKQFRSDLEEVELAELAIIEEYLPQQLSEADLVEHLVGIIQRVGATGPSDLGKVMGVAARELAGKADGRLISQVVNNLLNNTNL
- a CDS encoding anthranilate synthase component II, encoding MRLLLLDNFDSFTYNLLDYFQQLGCEVLVVRNDVPLASLEELKFDALVLSPGPGTPAAAGNLMAVIAAWHQRVPMLGVCLGHQALAEFFGATVARAAKPMHGKVSEMDVVAHEQLFQGLPPSVTVTRYHSLVVSDLPSVLVPLAYTTDEPQELMALRHASLPLVGVQFHPEALLTTHGLAMLRNWVRYCIIVEEGPVAHTTPATP